GTTAGCTTTTCCCCACGGAGGACAAGAGGCCATCGCTTATTGTATTGCCTACAATTTAGGTGAGCACCATGTGCATCTGCCCATCTTGATGGCATGTTTAGGGATTACGAGCAAGCAGGGCAACGATATTGTAAGCTTTAAACAATTCAACCATCAAAAGAAGCTGATACCAAACGTTTCTTATACGGCCAATCAGCAAATGCTTAATACTATAAGCCTGCAACAGCACGATATTGCAAAACGGCAATACGGTATGGCCGGTGAGGAGAAAAAACAAGAATCGCAAAGCCTAAAACAAGCAATGCTCACCTTGTGGGAGCAGGCCATTCCATTGCTTTTAAAGGAAAGATATATCTATAGATATTATACTTACTGGCTAAGGTATTTGAGGAGCAAGCCACGGAAATCGGATATGCGAGATTGTAAATACAGTTTGGAAAGACCTGTATTAAGTTTTCAATTGAAAATGTATCAAGATCATTTCGCTTTAGAAGCCATAGTGACGGTAAATGGTAACCCGTTACAATTTAAGAACAAACCACCACTTTTTGTATTTGATAAGGCTACCGATTTGATTTACTTGATGGCTTCGGTTCAGGATGATGATTTATTGCGCTGGATGTTATTACACAATAATCGGTTGACCATTCTTAAACAACATTTCAGGGAATTTCAGGATACCTTTTTCGCCGAATTGAGTACTTTTTATCTGGTACATTTCATTGACCCAAATAGCAAAAAGATTGAGCCATACGATTACAACAACATTACAAATTATCTATCAATGTGATTTGTCATGGAAAAGGAAGAATTTAAAGAGCTATCACCTAAAGAAATAAAGGACTTGCAATATGGGTTAAGGCACTTATTTGTAAACTACCCTTATGATGAACTAAAAAAGATAATTTGGGAGCTATACCGCGGTTGGGTTTACAATTCAGCGGAATCGGTCACAGGCGAAGAAATTACTAACATGTTATTGTTTTATGAAGGGTTCAATTTATTTCTGGACGACCTTTATGAATATTGCGAGTATCTAAACAGGACAGTGCTAAAAAAGGACGATGAAGATAAATAGGAAGCAAGTTGCATGAATAATGTCTACTGGCGTGTGCGGCAAGCACCTACGTGCCTACGGCGCCAGCCTCTCCGCCTATACAGGAGTGAAGTTCGTTCCTCACAACACACCTGTTTTTCTCTCCTGTTGAAAAGAAAATCCCAATTTCACCGCGTAGGCAAAGTTACCGACCGCCGGATTAAAAGTAAAGGCTATACAAGCGAAGCATTTGTGTTTTGTTTTTTAGCGGTGCTTCGGCCTTGACATTTAATCCGGCTCGCGCTTTTGGTGCCTAAGCGTTGAAAATGGGATGGTATGTGAATAGACAACAATAGGCAAATTACACATTATCCGCGCAGATTTTACATATAATTAGAAATTTGCTTTTCTTGCCTTTTAATCCTTATCTTTATAACGGTATCTACAGATGCCAGCCGCCCACTGTTGCGAAGCTGTATCAGCACTGTATCTAAAGTTATTGGAAACTTTTTTCTCACATGTGAGGAATGGTTTGTGGGCGACATTTTTTCTTGTGAGGTTAAAAGCAAATCCATGAACAATAAAAAACCTACCCTCGCTTTTATAAAGCGTCAAGCCAAGAATTTAAAAAGGAAGAACAGTATAACCCATACGCAGGCTCTCGAAATAATCGCCAAAGATTTCGGGTTCTCCAACTGGAAACATTGCCAGCGATCACTTAATGAACAGCCAGCCGCTGAAATACCACCAATCAAAGAGCAAATAGAGGTAAGTTTTACTGATTGGCTTAAAAAGCACCAAAACAGGGATACCCCTCTCGGAGATTTGGCTAAGGACATGCTTGGCGACAGGTCATGGCCGTTATACGACACGCTTGAAGCATACAGAAGTTATTTAAGCTCACACAGGGCCTCTATACCTGCAATGCAAACTTTAGAACGTGTATGGAAAAGTTATAAAGCCTTTTTACGGAGAGCAAAAGTACCCCGTCCAAACATTCCGGCCGTAAGAAAACCAGTCGTTAAAAATCACGACTTGCGAAAAATTGTGAGTATTAAAGGAGTAATTCCGCGCCACTATAATGTACGAACAGTGGAGAAATTTGAAGTTGGCGACAAGGCATGGATTTCATGGGGCGGGAAAAAGGCCATCCCGGTTACGATTGTTGATGTTGATTTAAGGCATTATTCAGTGAGGACAGAGCGACCATTAACTAAAGCAGGAAGCGTTCATTCCTTATTTTTAGATGAAGTACGAAGTACCCCGGAATTGGCTTGTATCAACCACGTCACACTATAAGGAACTTAAAGGCTCTCGTTTTACGGGAGCCTTTTCGGTATATTTCAATCCTAATTACAGAATGCCCGAAATGATTTGACAATCATAACTGTTTGATAATAAGGTGTTTTATAATTGAAAAACATTTATTATATTTGTATAACAAGTTCATTGACTATTACTTATACGGATAAACAGACCACAAAAGCAATCAAACAAAGGCGTATTAAATGTGCCCTATTCGGTGCCCGATACTGTTTATTTCCGATATAACTTATTGAATATCATAGATTTAAGTGGCCTGATAATCATCCTGCCATCCCGACATCAAGGACCCCCAAATAGGTTCAAAACCCTCTAAATTGTATGATTTAGAGGGTTTTTTTACGATTAGAGGAACAGGTGCTAACGTCAAGTTGGTAGAGATAAGGGAGATTGATAGAAACAGCCTGGCCAACGATAATCATGAACGGGGATCTCCAATGTATTGATCTTTAAAGTTTGGTTATTAGATCACATTTCTCTGAGCGAATGAAGGAACAGCGCCGGTATGTTTATGTCCACTCTGGAAATTGAGAGGTATTCAGATCTAAAGCTTCAATTGCTTTCATTTCAGACTTGCTAAGCTTAAAGTCGAAAATGTTTAAATTCTCAATCATATGTGCTCTTTGAACAGTTCTGGGTATAGCAACTACTCCACGTTGGTAATGCCACCTTAAACTTACCTGAGCATTGCTTTTATTGTGAATTTTTCCAATATCAGCCAAAGTTTGATTAGTAAAAAGTCCGTTTCTACCTTCTGCAAATGGTGCCCAGGCTTCCATTTGTACTCCGTTTTTCTTCAAATCATTATAGGAGTCCATCTCATGAAAGAAAGCATGAGTTTCGATTTGATTTACTGCGGGTTTAGTTTTAGCCACTGACATTAAGTCGTTATATTGAGCCGGGGTGAAATTACTTATTCCAATAGCTTTTATTTTACCCTCTTTGTAAAGCTCTTCCATCATTCTCCACGAACCCTTAAAATCTCCTCTTGGTCGATGAATCAAGTATAAATCTAAGTAATCTGTGCCCAGTTTTTTTAAAGAGGTTTCAAAAGCCATTTTTGCCTTTTCATACCCGGCGTCATCTACCCAAACTTTTGAAGTTATAAAAAGTTCTTCTCTTTTTATACCACTTTGTTTAATTCCTGCCCCAACAAATTCTTCGTTTCCGTATCTGCTTGCCGTATCGAAAAGGCGATACCCTACAGAAATAGCTTCAGCCACAGAACGTTTACATATATCACCTCTTAATGAATAAGTGCCAAAGCCAAGAATTGGCATAAGTAAACCGTTATTTAATTTAACGGTTGGAACTGAGCTCTTGTTTTTTTTAGGATTTGAAGCGCTATATGCTTTATTGCCCAAAAAGGGTAAAAAGATTGCAGAAGTTGCAAGTACTGCACTTTTTTGTAAAAAATCGCGGCGTTTAATTTGGTTTTGTTTGTTCTTGGTATCCATAATGTTTTATTAGTTCGGGTTTATTTTCACTGCCTAACAGTCTGCAACTCACTTTTACTGCTATAAATGTAGAAATATATTCTCGTTAAAGAATAACTATGAGAATGAATTACATGTTATCGACAGCAGACGGACATTGCGCTACCCCTTCACATCTTTCTCCATAGATGCTATACTGGTAGTCAACGGTTGTCTGATATACCCAGGGAAAGACTTCAATGCCTCGCTGAGCCTCTTCAGGTTCTGCCTCGCTTCCTGCGTATGCTGATTTTCAAGCAGGTAATGGTTGTAGTGCTGAGCAAGAAATACAAACCGCACCCGGTTTAAAAGGTCCAGCGTTTCGGTATTAATTAAGCGTTCAATCTCTTCATAAACCTTCTTCCTGCTCTCCAGTTCGGCCATTGCCCTGCCGGCACGCTGTACGTCGCCTTGATAGTGATCGTTCGAAAGGTTCTTTGCAACTATCAAAGTGCCGGGAATGAGATATTCAAGCCTTGTTCCAAGCAGTTCGAGTTCCCTGGCATAGGTATTCCTTCCCGGCTCGGCATAACTCCCGTCCGATACCCGGCTGAACCGGTCGTTAAGGATGTTTAGGTGGGAACGCAGGAATATTTCCATGCAACAGGTTTCGCCAGCAAGTCTGGCAATATTGGCGGCATGAATAATCGGAGCATTATCCATACTGCAACCGCCTATTACTATCCGTTTTCGCTTTAGAGCCAGTGCAGCAGAGGGCGATATGTATTTCTCTACATAGCTTTCTAACTCGTTCATAGAACTATGGCGTACGGTGTCCTTTTCCGAAACCTCTTTGTATGCCGCATTTAAAAGCGTGCGGAATTCCTCTGTTTTTGAAAGCGTGTCATCCACATACCTTGTCCTGGCCTCTTCCCAGGCATTAAAATCTTTATAATACTGCTCGATGCTACTTTGACTTGTATCGTTTTTCCATTCGGGCTTACCAGGAAAATTATGAGTCAGCTTAATCAGCTTACCAATAATGGGATTAACACCGTAACTAAACAATCTGGTATTGTTGGTAGCGACCTTGGTGAAAATAGTGGTGTTTGTATCTATCAGATGATCTGTGTACCGGATACAGGTAACTGCAGCAAGAGGCAGCGGTTGCGGCTTTAACTCCTTTCTGATAAACAGAGCACAGATGCTTTCCTCACTATAGCTTGTCTTGGGGAAATGAGTGTACACCCATTTGCCGCTTAAATTCCGGGTGTAGTTTTCCGGATCTTTAGTCTCTACAGTTGAAAGACGGTCCCTGCCCATTTCGAGCGGATAGAAGGAAACTCCCCGGGCTGTCTTCGACTTAATAAAGTAAGCGGTGTCAACTTTCTCCTTCTCCTTCAGAAGTGCAGCTACCGTCTTCCATCCCGCATTCCCGTCAATAAGCTTCTTTATTCGGGCTACATTTATTCCTTCTACTTCCAGATATGCCGCCACGCCCTGTGGAACCGTAAAGAGAGTTTTGCTCGCTGCATTTGGATCAAAGCTTTCATTTTTTAATTCGATCTCTTTTTTAAGCCGCTTCATTGCCTGTTCAGAGTACAAAAGTTTGGAGGGGTCGTCTCCATCGCCTTTGATGGGCTTGAATGAAAAAAGGAGAACAGGGAGTGTGAGAATGCAAATTATAGGAGTGTTTAGCTTTTTCATGCGACCGGTTTTAGGTTAAGATGACAATTATAGAAATTTTCCATAAGATTTAAATTTAGAAATATTGTCTCCAGGCTACAACAGCAATGAATTTGGGGCCTTTCAGCAGACGGCATTTTTGTGCCAGTAAAAGAGAGGTGAAAGTTGGTAAAAAACCTATAGAGTGCCTGACAAATGCCTGACCAATCCCTGATCTCGTCAGCATCTCATCAGACTCTTGTCAGCATCATGTCAGACTCTCGTCAGACTTTAGTCTGACATGATGCTGATGAGATACTGACGAGATGCTGATATGATGCGGCACTGGTAAGGGTTTTATCAGAGATTTGTCAGACAGTGTACCCCTATTGGCTTTCCTGGAACCCCATGCGGACTTGAATAGATATGCCAGAAGTGATAGGGACTGACCCCTTCTACAACACCCCCATTCCATCCGCCACCCTACACGCTTCCAGCGCATTCGTGACGTTTAGCTTTTGAAAGATGTTCTGCCGGTGCCGGTTCACCGTGTGGATGCTGAGCGATAGTTTTTCTGCAATTTCTTTGCTTCTGCGGCCAAGCTTGATTAGCTGGAGGATTTCCTTTTCCCGCGCGCTGAGCATCTCATTGAAGCTGCGCTCCTCCGGATCTATGATGGCTCCCGTCCGCGTATTAAGGATAACTCCTTTGGGGACTCCAAACTCGGGGTGGTCGTAGATGATGTTGTATAAGCAAAGTGCCAGCCATGCAGTTCCTTCCGCCGAACTGCTGATGTACAATAGCCGATGCTCAAGCAAAAGCTGCTTGCCTTCTCTGTTGCGGATCCTGAGCTTCGTTACCACCCGGTAATCCGGACGTTCAGCTCCCTCTATCGAATTCAGCAGCTGAAAAAACTGGAACTCCAGCCTGTACTTCTTTTGCAGATCTTCCGCATGTATACGGCTCAACAGCTCATCTTCCCAAATGGAATTGATTTCGGCTTTGCGCTTGTGAATACCCAGTCGTTCTGCCACTGCTCCATAATAAATGTAACTTCTCCGGGCTTTCATGTCGCTGAGTACACTGATGCAGTTTTCAAGTCTCGAATACAACTGCGCGATGAACTTCGCATTCTCCAGCTGGGCATTCAGATCCGCCTCCGGGGCAAAAGATTGCGAAAATAATTTATTATCAAGAAGTTTACGGATATTTTCCATATTGCGTAATGGCTATTAATAACCATTGAATCCAGCGTAAATGCTGGATAAATTGCGAACATACAAAAGTAAAGCGATTCGACTATTTCTAATCAACAACAAAAAGTAATGAAAAAAATTCTTTTCACGGTAAGTCTGCTTCTGGCTCTTAACCAGATGAAAGCACAGCGTCTCGACAAAATGACCTGGTACAACGAACCTGAGCGCTGGGAAATTAAGAATAATAGCTTAATAATGCAGGTAACGCCCAAAACCGATTACTGGCGCATTTCTCACTATGGTTTTACGGTTGACGATGCTCCTTTTTATTATGCAAACTATGGAGGCGAGTTTGAGGCTAAAGTAAAGTTGACTGGAGCCTATAAGGCCCGCTTCGATCAAATGGGACTAATGATCCGCACCGACCATGAAAATTATATCAAAACGGGGGTGGAGTTCGTAGACGGAAAGTTCAATGTCAGTACAGTAGTTACCCATCACAAAAGCGACTGGAGCGTAACCACACTTGATAAGGTT
The window above is part of the Arcticibacter tournemirensis genome. Proteins encoded here:
- a CDS encoding YozE family protein, yielding MNNKKPTLAFIKRQAKNLKRKNSITHTQALEIIAKDFGFSNWKHCQRSLNEQPAAEIPPIKEQIEVSFTDWLKKHQNRDTPLGDLAKDMLGDRSWPLYDTLEAYRSYLSSHRASIPAMQTLERVWKSYKAFLRRAKVPRPNIPAVRKPVVKNHDLRKIVSIKGVIPRHYNVRTVEKFEVGDKAWISWGGKKAIPVTIVDVDLRHYSVRTERPLTKAGSVHSLFLDEVRSTPELACINHVTL
- a CDS encoding DUF1349 domain-containing protein; protein product: MKKILFTVSLLLALNQMKAQRLDKMTWYNEPERWEIKNNSLIMQVTPKTDYWRISHYGFTVDDAPFYYANYGGEFEAKVKLTGAYKARFDQMGLMIRTDHENYIKTGVEFVDGKFNVSTVVTHHKSDWSVTTLDKVPPFIWIKVVRRLDAIEIFYSLDDKNYIMTRNAPLQDNTPVMVGLMAASPDGDGFEAKFENFSVKHLPDQRRLEWLKNHQ
- a CDS encoding response regulator transcription factor, which produces MENIRKLLDNKLFSQSFAPEADLNAQLENAKFIAQLYSRLENCISVLSDMKARRSYIYYGAVAERLGIHKRKAEINSIWEDELLSRIHAEDLQKKYRLEFQFFQLLNSIEGAERPDYRVVTKLRIRNREGKQLLLEHRLLYISSSAEGTAWLALCLYNIIYDHPEFGVPKGVILNTRTGAIIDPEERSFNEMLSAREKEILQLIKLGRRSKEIAEKLSLSIHTVNRHRQNIFQKLNVTNALEACRVADGMGVL
- a CDS encoding aldo/keto reductase, coding for MDTKNKQNQIKRRDFLQKSAVLATSAIFLPFLGNKAYSASNPKKNKSSVPTVKLNNGLLMPILGFGTYSLRGDICKRSVAEAISVGYRLFDTASRYGNEEFVGAGIKQSGIKREELFITSKVWVDDAGYEKAKMAFETSLKKLGTDYLDLYLIHRPRGDFKGSWRMMEELYKEGKIKAIGISNFTPAQYNDLMSVAKTKPAVNQIETHAFFHEMDSYNDLKKNGVQMEAWAPFAEGRNGLFTNQTLADIGKIHNKSNAQVSLRWHYQRGVVAIPRTVQRAHMIENLNIFDFKLSKSEMKAIEALDLNTSQFPEWT